GCACGTGCGGACCGAGCCCCGCGTCGTCCAGCCACCGCAGGTCACCGTCGGCGAAGGCGCGCTCCTGGCGTCGCAGGGCCAGCGCCGCCCGGTACAGCGAGAGCATCGAGGACGGGTCGGCGGTCTGCCGCTCCACCGTGAGCCCGGCCCAGCCGGCCGGCTGCGGCAGCCACGAGGTCCCCGCCGTCGTGAAGCCGAACGGCGGCGCGTCACCGCTCCACGGCAGCGGGACCCGACAGCCGTCCCGGCCCGGGTCGACGCCGCCGGACCGGGCGTGCATGGGGTCCTCGAGGAGCTCGCCGGGCAGGTCCTCGACCTCGGGCAGCCCGAGCTCGTCCCCCTGGTAGAGGTAGAGCGAGCCCGGCAGGGCGGCGGTGACCAGGGCGGCCGCTCGGGCCCGGCGCCGACCCAGGGCGAGGTCGGTGGGGGTGCCGAACCGCTTCGTCGCGAAGGCGAAGGACGTGTCGGCCCGCCCGTACCGGGTCACGGGCCGGGTCACGTCGTGGTTGGACAGGACCCAGGTCGCGGGTGCTCCGACCAGGCGGTGCGCCGCGAGCGTCGCCTCGATCGACTCGCGCAGCCGGGCGGCGTCCCAGGGCCGGGCCATGAAGTCGAAGTTGAAGGCGGTGTGCATCTCGTCGGGCCGCAGGTAGCGCGCGAACCGCTCGCGGTCCGGCAGCCAGACCTCGCCGACCAGGACGCGCGGCGGGTCGTAGCCGTCGGCGACCGCGCGCCACGAGCGGTAGATGTCGTGCAGCTCGTCGCGGTCCGTGTGCGGGTGCTCACCGGGGCCGGGGTCGTCCGGCACCTCCGGCAGGGCCGGGTCCTTGACGAGCAGCGCCGCCGAGTCGATCCGGATGCCGGCGACGCCGCGGTCGAACCAGAAGCGCAGCACGTCCTCGTGCTCGGCGCGGACGTCGGGGTGGTCCCAGTTCAGGTCCGGCTGCTCGGGGGAGAACAGGTGGAGGTACCACTCGCCGGGGGTGCCGTCCGGGTCGGTGGTCCGGGTCCAGGTGGTCCCGCCGAAGCTGGAGACCCAGTCGGTCGGCCTCTGCTCGCCGTCCTGCCCGCGACCGGGACGGAACCAGAACCGGCTGCGCTCGGGCGAGCCCGGACCGGCCGCGAGCGCCGCCGTGAACCACGGGTGCTCGTGGGAGACGTGGTTCGGCACGATGTCGACGATCGTGCGGATCCCGAGGTCGAGCGCCTCCGCCACGAGCTGCTCCGCCTCGGCGAGGGTCCCGAACCGCGGGTCGATCGCCCGGTAGTCGGCGACGTCGTACCCGCCGTCGGCGAGCGGCGAGCGGTACCAGGGCGTGCACCAGATCGCGTCGACGCCGAGGTCCCGGAGGTAGGGGAGCCGGGAGCGGACACCGGCGAGGTCGCCGGTCCCGTCGCCGTCGCCGTCGGCGAAGCTCCGCGGGTACACCTGGTAGATCACGGCGTCGCGCCACCACCGGGGGTCGGGCGTCGCCCGACCGGACGGGCGGTGTGCCGCCGGGGCCGCGCCCGGAGCGTCGATCCGGTCGGCGGGTGCGCCGTCGTCGGTGGCGCGCTCGACGCTCGCCGGCGGCGCCTGCTCCGGGT
The Cellulomonas sp. NS3 DNA segment above includes these coding regions:
- a CDS encoding glycoside hydrolase family 13 protein, whose translation is MDAPGAAPAAHRPSGRATPDPRWWRDAVIYQVYPRSFADGDGDGTGDLAGVRSRLPYLRDLGVDAIWCTPWYRSPLADGGYDVADYRAIDPRFGTLAEAEQLVAEALDLGIRTIVDIVPNHVSHEHPWFTAALAAGPGSPERSRFWFRPGRGQDGEQRPTDWVSSFGGTTWTRTTDPDGTPGEWYLHLFSPEQPDLNWDHPDVRAEHEDVLRFWFDRGVAGIRIDSAALLVKDPALPEVPDDPGPGEHPHTDRDELHDIYRSWRAVADGYDPPRVLVGEVWLPDRERFARYLRPDEMHTAFNFDFMARPWDAARLRESIEATLAAHRLVGAPATWVLSNHDVTRPVTRYGRADTSFAFATKRFGTPTDLALGRRRARAAALVTAALPGSLYLYQGDELGLPEVEDLPGELLEDPMHARSGGVDPGRDGCRVPLPWSGDAPPFGFTTAGTSWLPQPAGWAGLTVERQTADPSSMLSLYRAALALRRQERAFADGDLRWLDDAGLGPHVLAFLRGEGVACLANLGQEPVPLPRGSTVLLASDAAVARDRLLTCDAAAWLRLPQP